In Anas platyrhynchos isolate ZD024472 breed Pekin duck chromosome 24, IASCAAS_PekinDuck_T2T, whole genome shotgun sequence, the following are encoded in one genomic region:
- the LOC119713605 gene encoding uncharacterized protein, which produces MEQGVLEVLNVCGEWKTPRRAAKSSTRLQMSVPSTLLVLFFPGGWTSTMWDSRSLPWSPSLMPGVYRTSGAQDSVLQRTNSSDRCLCFTEGFNIFSCLRGQTAMLVLFTSSLPVFHVRGKTDSHHVSLLEVPGGEAILFDIPEESNGDENRGQRGKPPGPCRLLSPEVGGTVPHLPSTHFRVVELHSPSSHRGRF; this is translated from the exons ATGGAGCAAGGTGTGCTTGAAGTCCTGAACGTCTGTGGAGAATGGAAGACCCCGAGAAGAGCAGCCAAG TCATCCACCAGGTTGCAGATGAGCGTTCCAAGCACACTGCTGGTATTGTTTTTCCCCGGTGGTTGGACTTCCACGATGTGGGACTCGAGGAGCCTCCCTTGGTCACCAAGCCTTATGCCAGGTGTCTACAG AACGTCTGGAGCTCAGGATTCAGTTTTACAGAGAACGAACAGTTCTGACCGGTGCCTTTGTTTTACTGAAG gttttaatatattttcctgcCTACGTGGGCAAACTGCGATGCTTGTACTTTTCACCTCGTCTCTCCCGGTGTTTCACGTCAGAGGTAAAACGGATTCGCACCATGTCA GCCTTTTAGAGGTCCCCGGTGGAGAGGCGATTTTATTCGATATTCCAGAAGAAAGTAACGGGGATGAAAATCGTGGCCAGCGGGGGAAGCCCCCCGGCCCCTGCAGGTTACTCAG cCCAGAAGTCGGTGGTACAGTGCCGCATCTGCCCAGCACGCACTTCAGGGTTGTTGAACTTCACTCCCCGAGCAGCCACAGAGGTCGCTTCTGA